ACGATCGATCGGAAAAGCTGGTTGAGGTTGGGCAACTTGAGTATCAGAACTCTCCGTTTAAGGATTGTCCCGAATTCGCTACGAACATCTTCTATGTTCGCGATAATGGGATTGGCATCGCGCAACAATACCGCGAGCAAGTGTTCGAAATTTTCCGTCGACTGCACCAGCACAATCAATACGGTGGGGGGAGTGGTGCGGGGTTAACGATCGTACGCCGCATTGTCGAAAGGCATGGCGGTCGGGTGGCGATTGAATCGGACGAGAATGCTGGAACGACATTTTTCGTCGGATGGGAGCCTGATTCATGATCGCCGGTATCGTTCACCTCTGGGTTCTTGAGGACAACGACGAAGACTTTGAATTGATCGAAGCGGCTTGCGCGCGAAGCAATCATCTGATCTCTATCCAACGCTTCGTGTCTGGAGAGAAATTGCTTCAGTATGTCGGCAATTGTTCGCCAACTTTAATCTACTTGGACCTTAGGCTTCCCATCGCTGGTGGTATGGAAGTCTTGCAGACGTTTAAGCAAAATTTACTTTTTGAAAATGTGCCGAAGCTTGTCTTTTCCACTTCGGCAAATCCACTCGAAATTCGACAGGCTTACCAGCTTGGGATCAGTTCCTTCCACGTCAAACGAGTCCAGACGTCGGAAATGATTGAACTGTTGGACAAGACGCTTGACTATTGGCTCAATATTGTTGCTTTGCCACCCGAAACACGTCCGC
The Stieleria sp. JC731 genome window above contains:
- a CDS encoding response regulator, whose amino-acid sequence is MIAGIVHLWVLEDNDEDFELIEAACARSNHLISIQRFVSGEKLLQYVGNCSPTLIYLDLRLPIAGGMEVLQTFKQNLLFENVPKLVFSTSANPLEIRQAYQLGISSFHVKRVQTSEMIELLDKTLDYWLNIVALPPETRPLLPRESSR